The sequence below is a genomic window from Oscillospiraceae bacterium.
CGTCCAGCTTCTGCACGGGGGTCTTGCCCCAGCGCCCCAGGCACTCCTCGTGCTCGGTGCGGGTCTCGGAGATATGCACGTGCATCCCCAGGCCCTTCTCCTTCGCCAGGCCCGCCAGGGCCTCCCAGAGGGCGGGGGCGGAGGTGTACTCGCCGTGGAGGCAGGCGTCCACCAGGACCTGCCCGCCGTTATAGCCGTGCCACTTGTCCGCCAGGGCCACCGTCTCCCGGTACCCGGCGTGGGCGGCGGGGTCGAAGTCCCCGAAGAGGGTGCAGCCCCGGGCGAGGTTGATGTTGATCCCGGCGGCGGCCGCCTCCTGGGCGATCTCGTCGCAGAACATATACATGTCGGCGGTGCAGGTGCAGCCGGCGGCGATCAGCTCGGCCAGACCCAGGGCGGTGCAGGCCCGGATGGCCCGGCCGTCCCAGCGGTCCTCCACGGGGAAGATGTACCGGCTCAGCCAGTCCTGGAGGTTGTTGCCGTCCCCGTAGCCCCGCATGGCCACCATGGGCACGTGGCTGTGACAGTTCACCAGGCCGGGCATAAGCACCTTGCCGCCGCCGTCGATGGTCTCGTCAAAGGCACCCTCCGGGCGCGCAGCGCCCACGGATTGGATCTTGCCGTCCCGGACCGCCACGTAGGCGTCCTTGAGCACGGTGGCGTCCGCGTCCATCAGGACGGCGGTTACGTTGTGAATCAGTGTGGTCATGGGCTACCTCTCTAAATCCGCATTTGTTTCAGGCAGGCGAGGACCAGCCTGGAGAACTTGTCCTTGCAGGCCTCGGCCGCGTCCAGCACCTCCTGCTCGGACAGGGGCTGATCCAGGATCCCGGCGGCCATGTTGGTGCACAGGGTGAAGCCCAGCACCTGCATACCGCAGTGGCCCGCGGCGATGACCTCGGGGGCGGTGGACATGCCCACCGCGTCGGCCCCCAGGATGCGGGCGGCGCGGACCTCGGCCGGGGTCTCGTACTGGGGGCCGGGGAAGTACATATACACGCCCTCCCTCAGCCCGATGCCCAGCGCCCCGGCGGCCTGCTTGGCCAAATCCCGCAGGGCGGGGGTGTACAGGTGGGATGCGTCGGGGAAGCGGGGGCCGAACTCAGGGATATTCTCCCCGCGCAGGGGGGATTCCATAAATAATTTCATGTGGTCGGTGATGAGCATCAAATCCCCCGCCTTCCAGGCGGTGTTGACGCACCCGGCGGCGTTGGTCACGATGAGCTGCCCCGCCCCCAGCAGGCGCAGCACCCGCACGGCATAGGACACCTCCTCGTAGGAGTAGCCCTCGTAGTGGTGCATCCGGCCCTGCATGACGGCCACGGGCTTTCCCTCCAGCGTGCCGAAGACCAGGCGGCCCTTGTGGCCGGGGGCGGTGGAGGGCTTGAAGTGGGGGATCTCCCCGTAGGGCACCGCCACCGCGTCCTCCACCAGATCGCCCAGGTAGCCCAGGCCGGAGCCCAGGATCATGGCCACCTGGGGGGTGAAGTCCCCGATTTTAGAGCGGATATAGCCGGCGCTCTCCTGATACTGGGAAAAAGTATAGTTCATCGCTGTCGCACTCCTTTGTGTCAATGAAAATCACAGGGCCTGCCCGCAGGCGCGGCAGAACTTGTCCTCCCTGCCGCAGGCGGCGCCGCAGCCGGGGCACTCCCGGGCGCTTTTCAGCACCGCGCCCCGCTCCTTGAGCTCCGCGATGGCGGCGTGCTTCTCGTCAATCTGGTGGAGCAGGGCGTCCACGGCGCCCGCGTCGGCGTCGGCGCCCCGGTGGGTGTCGTAGACCAGCTGGCCCACGTCCCGCAGCAGGCCGCTTACGTCGGCCTTGAGGTCGAAGATCTTCATGTTGAGCTTGGCCACGTCCACCATCTGCCCGGCGCATTTGCCGGCAAAGCGGGCGGTGCTCCCCGCCACCTCGCCCATGGTCACGGCGGTACCCCGGACCCGGTCCAGCAGCTCCTTCACGCGCTCGTCCATCGTAAAACCTCCTTCAATCCAGGTGATTTAGGCAATACAAGGTATTTTACACCGCAAGAGGCAAAAAAGCAATCCAAACGGGGCGTTTCGGGGATCGAAAAAGGACGCCGCGGCAGGCGGCGCCCGTTTTCAGGAGTCAATCTATGCGGCCGCGCGGCTCATACGGGGGCGGCGGGCGGGAAAACGTGCCGGGCGCGGAGCAGGGGCGCCCGGGGACGGCTAGGGCAGGAGCGCGACCACGGCCTCCCAAAAGCGGAAGGGGGGAAGCGCGCAGCGTGTGAAGAGCTCCGCCATCATGCGGACCAGCTCGGGGTCGTCCGATATGTCCTCGATTACGTCGACGAGGCGGCCGTTCTTGTGGCAGGCGATGCCGTAGGCGCTGTGTGTGCTTCCCTCCAGTTCAAATTGCTTGCAAGGAGTAATGGAATACAGGCAGACAGTTTCGTTAACATTACAGTGCACCGGATTCACGTCCTTCTCTTAAAGTTTCATGGTGGGAATTTGCGCTGGTGATATTTATATAAAAATATAACTCGAATAGATAGAATCATTGTGACCAA
It includes:
- the deoD_1 gene encoding purine nucleoside phosphorylase gives rise to the protein MNYTFSQYQESAGYIRSKIGDFTPQVAMILGSGLGYLGDLVEDAVAVPYGEIPHFKPSTAPGHKGRLVFGTLEGKPVAVMQGRMHHYEGYSYEEVSYAVRVLRLLGAGQLIVTNAAGCVNTAWKAGDLMLITDHMKLFMESPLRGENIPEFGPRFPDASHLYTPALRDLAKQAAGALGIGLREGVYMYFPGPQYETPAEVRAARILGADAVGMSTAPEVIAAGHCGMQVLGFTLCTNMAAGILDQPLSEQEVLDAAEACKDKFSRLVLACLKQMRI
- a CDS encoding N-ethylammeline chlorohydrolase codes for the protein MTTLIHNVTAVLMDADATVLKDAYVAVRDGKIQSVGAARPEGAFDETIDGGGKVLMPGLVNCHSHVPMVAMRGYGDGNNLQDWLSRYIFPVEDRWDGRAIRACTALGLAELIAAGCTCTADMYMFCDEIAQEAAAAGININLARGCTLFGDFDPAAHAGYRETVALADKWHGYNGGQVLVDACLHGEYTSAPALWEALAGLAKEKGLGMHVHISETRTEHEECLGRWGKTPVQKLDEYGVWDVRAIAAHCVWTTPEDWAVLAEKGVTAVHNPCSNLKLGSGIAKVVAMKKAGVNIALGTDGVSSNNSADLFEDMKLAAILQNGAECDPLALLPIDALRMATCDGGAALGRKTGKIEAGYDADLILVDFSHLNLTPCHDVVSNLVYAAHGCDVAMNMARGKVIYKDGEFLTIDIDRVRRELADYALPLLFPN